From the Lathyrus oleraceus cultivar Zhongwan6 chromosome 4, CAAS_Psat_ZW6_1.0, whole genome shotgun sequence genome, one window contains:
- the LOC127136634 gene encoding uncharacterized protein LOC127136634: protein MAGEQHSDHSRPLVNYNRDDGPPSHEADVRDGHPSTPSPEPQNNGDASHAHNLGAETFHPIPVPVEGDAVMIAMVNALNQAGSMLHQQHERIMALEAERQEARPQPVSRIQQRSEPTKKRGRRSPEPHASRARAHRDGGRARTSPRRGHSPDNNELSPLRSDEEDLHCPLSRAIMEAPLPKGMEKPPNLAVYDGTTDPDDHVDNVNAMLDYRNDITGHLKCRLFSTTLRKGAMAWYKSLAPESITSWRVMRSMFTRHFTASRRHPKTEATLEAIVQKKNETLRSYIERFNQEAVEVDTTEHMKKYLLERGLLPGSELSRAVGIEPPRTLNELLHKAQAYIRYEEKQVAHNARSGRNAGETEHSKREDTSISRRNGDKRREERPREVREGRGPAGRYSEYTLLTAPRERILAECINSEFKQGRVRFPKPSAPKPHTDKSKYCRFHRSHGHVTEDCVHLKDAIEILIQEGHLKQYTRKNEAPRHDEPEKKRPRENTPPDNSPYQVALCVSRPEDFFLPEPLPEGKITALSPWEDFPTTLVISGGGTNGESAALSVKRKFDELLLTAPEQKATLTKYRGKSNPISFFLEELPGGSPNSAIPLLIRAKMARFDVRRILVDEGSSVDIMYVHLFKTLKLDKTNLAPYVGSDLQGFNGATTRPWGYVELLVTFGEQETAREVKIQFLVVDCPSLYNCIFGRPTLAELTAVPSTVHLKMKYYTKLGRVVTIHGDIEAARRCYDAAVKGQAVVSTKSNCNNKKLKTEDPARGVNAIDLDCRIGLDETEEGRFPKERSLEHPVRPIPDGEFELIPLGDDPERTVKIGKGLPGETREELVACLKENSDLFAWNAAEMPGLDPEIACHKLAVDRAAKPIAQRRRKQSPEKAEAAERAVKDLLEANFISEAQYTTWLSNVVLVKKNNGKWRMCVDYTDLNRACPKDAFPLPNIDSLVDNSAGFKLLSFMDAYSGYNQIPMSPADKKHTAFMTPTGNYYYNVMPFGLKNAGATYQRMMNKVFKDEIGDMLEVYMDDMIVKSHEEITHARHLTKVFEQARQCKMRFNPEKCTFGVRAGKFLGFYLTERGIEANPDKCRAFSEFPTPKTKKSIQSLNGVLASLSRFIAKSAQHALPFFRLLRKEATFDWTDECEQALLHLKKVLSQPPVLSRPSEKETLYLYLSVATEAVSAVLIRETDEGQKPIYFTSKALQGPELRYQQIEKVALALINTARRLRYYFLAHTIKVRTDQPIKQLLGRPDRAGRMLKWSLELSEFDIQYENRKALKAQALADFVAEMTHCPTPAESAHKWTIFVDGASSTSGSGAGIILENEEGILIEVSLALAFPTSNNQAEYETFLAGLRLAEDLGAKEVKISTDSQLVASQVRGEYQTKNDNLLEYLSLVKEKLDRFEKWEVQHIPREHNTRADVLSKLASTRKKGGNKSVIQEILPRPSINKLPPPLEVNAIGDAHCWMTPIYNYLTRDELPADPKEATTVKRRACSLGEAKRAWVEELHSVLWAYRTTPHSTTGETPFRLTYGTEAVIPVEIRTPTRRTEEPLDEEMNDETLRAELDLVDEIRSEAALRETTLKQKIALRHDAKVIKREFQVGTLVLRRNQKNPREGKLAANWEGPYRVRDKTSNGAYYLENLQGEQLARPWNAEKLRQYYS from the exons ATGGCCGGAGAACAACATAGCGATCACAGCCGTCCCCTCGTCAACTACAACAGGGACGACGGCCCACCATCCCACGAAGCGGACGTTCGGGACGGTCATCCATCCACCCCGTCTCCAGAGCCCCAAAACAACGGAGATGCCTCTCACGCCCACAATTTAGGGGCAGAGACATTTCATCCCATTCCCGTCCCCGTTGAAGGAGACGCCGTAATGATTGCCATGGTGAATGCCCTCAATCAGGCCGGTTCTATGCTCCACCAGCAGCACGAACGAATCATGGCCCTCGAAGCCGAACGACAAGAGGCCCGGCCCCAGCCGGTGAGTAGGATACAACAACGTTCGGAGCCAACGAAGAAGCGAGGACGTCGCTCTCCCGAACCCCACGCCAGCAGGGCACGCGCCCATCGTGACGGTGGTCGAGCGAGAACATCACCAAGGCGCGGGCACAGCCCCGACAACAACGAACTGTCTCCCTTAAGGAGCGACGAGGAAGATTTGCATTGCCCCCTATCTCGGGCAATAATGGAAGCCCCGCTCCCCAAAGGCATGGAGAAACCGCCAAACCTAGCTGTGTACGACGGGACTACAGATCCCGACGATCACGTCGACAACGTCAACGCGATGCTCGACTACCGCAATGATATAACCGGGCACCTCAAATGCCGACTGTTCTCAACGACCCTCAGGAAAGGGGCCATGGCCTGGTACAAAAGCTTGGCCCCTGAGTCCATTACGTCATGGAGAGTCATGAGGTCCATGTTCACCCGGCACTTTACAGCTTCCCGTCGTCACCCCAAGACTGAGGCGACCCTTGAAGCCATAGtgcagaagaagaatgaaacACTGCGCTCATACATCGAGCGATTCAACCAGGAAGCTGTCGAGGTAGATACCACCGAGCACATGAAGAAGTATCTCCTCGAGAGAGGTCTCTTACCCGGCAGTGAACTTAGCAGAGCCGTAGGGATCGAGCCTCCCCGCACCTTAAACGAGCTCCTGCATAAAGCCCAGGCCTACATCAGATACGAGGAAAAGCAGGTGGCACACAATGCCCGCAGCGGACGTAACGCTGGGGAGACCGAGCACTCAAAACGCGAGGACACGAGCATTTCCCGTCGCAACGGAGACAAACGAAGAGAAGAAAGACCTCGCGAGGTCCGGGAAGGAAGAGGCCCCGCGGGCAGATATAGCGAGTACACCTTACTGACAGCTCCTCGAGAGCGTATCCTCGCAGAATGTATCAACTCTGAATTTAAGCAGGGCAGGGTCAGGTTCCCAAAACCGTCTGCGCCAAAGCCCCACACCGACAAATCAAAGTACTGCCGGTTCCACAGAAGTCACGGGCACGTGACCGAAGACTGCGTCCACCTGAAAGATGCGATTGAAATTTTAATCCAAGAAGGGCACCTGAAGCAGTACACGAGGAAGAACGAAGCTCCCAGACACGACGAGCCAGAGAAGAAGAGACCCCGGGAAAACACACCCCCTGACAACTCTCCCTATCAAGTGGCCCTCTGCGTGTCACGACCGGAAGATTTCTTCCTCCCCGAACCATTACCCGAGGGCAAGATCACTGCACTCAGCCCCTGGGAAGACTTCCCTACCACACTGGTGATATCAGGAGGAGGAACTAACGGGGAATCCGCGGCCCTCTCCGTCAAACGTAAGTTCGACGAACTCCTACTGACTGCCCCCGAGCAGAAAGCGACATTGACAAAATACCGGGGAAAATCCAACCCAATATCCTTCTTCCTGGAGGAACTCCCGGGCGGATCCCCGAACTCGGCCATCCCACTATTGATAAGAGCAAAGATGGCCCGATTCGACGTACGACGCATCCTGGTCGACGAAGGCAGCTCAGTGGATATCATGTACGTCCACCTCTTCAAGACTCTGAAGCTAGACAAGACCAACTTAGCCCCCTACGTCGGATCAGATCTCCAAGGATTCAACGGAGCAACAACCAGACCGTGGGGATATGTTGAGCTCCTCGTCACCTTCGGCGAACAAGAAACGGCCAGGGAAGTCAAAATCCAATTCCTGGTCGTAGACTGTCCGTCTCTCTACAATTGCATCTTTGGACGCCCAACACTGGCCGAACTCACCGCGGTCCCATCCACCGTCCACCTGAAGATGAAATACTACACCAAATTGGGACGTGTGGTCACCATCCATGGTGACATCGAAGCAGCCCGACGATGCTACGACGCCGCAGTAAAAGGACAGGCCGTAGTCAGCACGAAGAGCAACTGCAACAACAAAAAACTCAAGACCGAGGATCCTGCCCGAGGAGTCAACGCCATCGACCTCGACTGTCGCATCGGGCTGGACGAGACCGAAGAGGGGAGGTTCCCCAAGGAACGCTCTCTCGAACACCCGGTCCGACCAATCCCCGACGGGGAGTTCGAACTCATTCCTCTTGGGGACGATCCGGAAAGGACGGTGAAGATAGGTAAGGGACTACCCGGGGAAACAAGAGAAGAGCTAGTAGCATGCCTCAAAGAGAACTCCGACCTCTTCGCGTGGAATGCCGCAGAAATGCCCGGGCTGGACCCCGAGATCGCGTGTCATAAGCTAGCTGTAGACCGGGCAGCCAAGCCCATAGCACAGCGTAGACGCAAGCAATCGCCCGAAAAGGCAGAGGCTGCCGAGCGAGCTGTAAAAGACCTCTTAGAGGCAAATTTTATTTCTGAAGCCCAGTACACAACCTGGCTCTCTAATGTAGTCCTCgttaagaaaaataatggaaaatggcgtatgtgtgttgattatactgATCTTAATAGGGCTTGCCCGAAAGATGCTTTCCCCCTCCCTAATATAGACTCGCTCGTTGACAACTCTGCAGGTTTTAAACTCTTGTCCTTCATGGACGCATATAGTGGATACAACCAGATCCCTATGTCGCCCGCAGACAAGAAACACACAGCGTTCATGACCCCAACGGGCAATTACTATTACAACGTGATGCCGTTCGGGCTCAAGAACGCTGGCGCTACATACCAACGCATGATGAACAAAGTCTTCAAGGACGAAATAGGGGACATGCTCGAAGTGTACATGGATGACATGATCGTCAAATCACACGAGGAGATAACCCATGCTCGACACCTTACGAAGGTATTCGAGCAGGCGAGACAGTGTAAAATGAGGTTCAACCCCGAAAAATGCACGTTTGGAGTCCGAGCAGGCAAGTTCCTCGGTTTCTATCTCACCGAAAGAGGGATCGAGGCCAACCCCGACAAATGCCGGGCATTCTCGGAGTTTCCGACCCCGAAAACCAAAAAATCGATCCAGTCACTCAATGGAGTGCTCGCCTCACTCTCCCGTTTCATCGCCAAGTCCGCCCAGCACGCGTTGCCGTTCTTCAGACTCCTTCGCAAAGAGGCTACCTTCGACTGGACCGATGAATGCGAGCAAGCGCTACTCCATCTAAAGAAGGTTCTGTCCCAACCCCCGGTCTTATCACGGCCATCAGAAAAGGAAACCCTATACTTATACCTATCCGTGGCAACCGAGGCCGTCAGCGCCGTTCTAATAAGAGAAACCGACGAAGGACAAAAACCCATCTATTTTACGAGTAAAGCACTCCAAGGTCCCGAACTCCGATATCAGCAAATCGAAAAGGTCGCCCTGGCCCTCATCAACACAGCAAGGAGACTACGATATTACTTCCTCGCACACACGATAAAGGTGAGGACCGACCAGCCAATCAAACAGCTGCTCGGGCGCCCGGATAGGGCCGGGAGGATGCTCAAGTGGTCCCTAGAACTCTCCGAATTCGACATACAATACGAAAATAGAAAAGCCTTGAAAGCTCAGGCACTGGCCGACTTCGTCGCGGAGATGACCCACTGCCCGACTCCAGCAGAAAGCGCCCACAAATGGACGATCTTCGTCGATGGCGCCTCTAGCACATCAGGCAGCGGGGCCGGGATCATCCTCGAAAACGAAGAAGGGATCCTGATAGAGGTATCGTTAGCGCTAGCGTTCCCAACATCAAACAACCAAGCCGAATACGAAACCTTCCTCGCAGGCCTGAGGTTAGCCGAGGACCTAGGAGCAAAAGAGGTAAAAATATCCACCGACTCCCAGCTCGTGGCCTCACAAGTGCGAGGAGAATACCAAACCAAGAACGACAACCTCCTCGAGTACTTGTCCCTCGTCAAAGAAAAACTTGATAGATTTGAAAAATGGGAAGTTCAACACATACCCCGCGAGCACAACACACGGGCAGACGTTCTCTCCAAACTAGCCAGCACGAGGAAAAAGGGTGGGAATAAATCAGTAATCCAAGAAATCCTCCCTCGGCCCAGCATCAACAAACTACCGCCTCCACTCGAGGTCAACGCTATTGGAGATGCCCACTGTTGGATGACACCCATCTACAATTACCTCACACGAGACGAACTCCCGGCTGACCCGAAAGAGGCGACCACTGTCAAACGACGCGCATGCTC ACTCGGCGAGGCAAAGAGGGCATGGGTCGAGGAGCTACATAGCGTCCTATGGGCCTACCGCACGACACCACATTCTACCACCGGGGAAACCCCGTTCCGACTAACTTACGGCACCGAGGCAGTCATCCCGGTGGAGATACGGACGCCAACGAGGAGGACGGAGGAGCCCCTAGACGAGGAAATGAACGATGAGACCCTTAGAGCCGAGCTCGACCTAGTCGATGAGATACGTTCCGAAGCAGCTCTCCGGGAAACAACCCTCAAACAAAAAATAGCACTACGCCATGACGCGAAAGTCATAAAAAGAGAGTTCCAGGTCGGCACCCTGGTCCTCAGAAGAAACCAGAAAAACCCGAGAGAGGGCAAACTGGCGGCCAACTGGGAAGGCCCTTACCGCGTCCGCGACAAAACGAGCAACGGGGCCTATTACCTAGAAAACCTACAAGGAGAACAACTCGCTCGACCATGGAACGCAGAAAAACTTAGACAATATTACAGCTAA